AGGTGCATACCAAGAAAAAGGAAAAGGCCTTTCTACAGCAGACATATTACCACATGGTGTTTTTAGCCCACAAGATTATTCAATGGAAGGCTATTATCCTTACCACACTGCAATTGATTTTTATCACAACTATAAAGAAGATATCGCCCTGTTTGCTGAAATGGGCTTTAAATGCTTCCGGATGAGTATTGCATGGACTCGTATTTTCCCAAATGGTGACGAATTAGAACCAAATGAAGAAGGCTTAAAATTTTACGATGACATATTTTCTGAGTTAGCAAAATATAACATTAAGCCTATTGTTACCATTTCTCACTATGAAATGCCACTCGCTTTGGTGAAAAATTATGGTGGTTGGAAAAACCGTAAACTAATAGAATTTTATGAGCGCTTTGCTAGAACTCTTTTTACTCGCTACAAAGATAAAGTAAAATATTGGATGACATTTAATGAAATTAATTTTGTTATCCATGCCCCATTTACTGGCGGTGGACTTGAGTTTGAGGAAGGAGAAAATGTAAAACACATACAATATCAAGCGGCTCATCACCAATTTGTTGCCAGTGCCCTAGCAGTAAAAGCAGGTCATGAGCTTATTCCGGATAGCAAAATTGGTTGTATGCTTGCCTATGCTCCAACTTATCCTTATTCTTGTAATCCAGAAGATGTGTGGACAGCCATGATGTTAGATCGTGAAACAGTGTTTTTCACAGATGTACAAGTACGTGGATACTATCCTTCCTATACGGAGCGCTACTTTGCTGAACATAATATTACAATTAAAGTGGAACCTAGTGATGAAGAAATTCTTCGTACTCATAAAGTAGATTATTTAGGCTTCAGTTATTATAACAGCGGTACGGCCTCTGCAACTCCTGAAGAACATAAGACTTCTGATGGTAACTTACAATTAGGAGGCGTAGAAAACCCATACTTAGAAGCATCTGAATGGGGATGGGAAATCGATCCGAAAGGCCTTCGAATTGCTTTAAATACGTTATACGACCGTTACCAAATTCCTTTATTTATCGTTGAAAATGGTTTTGGTGCTGTTGATATTTTAGAAAATGAGTCCGTAAATGATGATTACCGTATTAGCTATTTCCATGATCATATTGCTGAAATGAAGGAAGCTATCGCTGATGGTGTGGACTTAATCGGTTATACTACATGGGGGCCTATTGACCTTGTAAGTGCTTCTACTGCTGAAATGAAAAAACGTTACGGATTTATCTATGTAGATAAGGATAACGAAGGTAATGGAACATTAAAACGTTACAAAAAGAAAAGCTTCAACTGGTACAAGCAAGTCATTGCTTCTAATGGTGAAGATTTAAATTAAGAATGTATAAAGGATGGTCTTAATCAAAGATTGATTACGATCATCCTTTTATATTTTGTATCTTTAGAGGTCCTACCACACATCCATCAACTTAAGGATTT
This sequence is a window from Bacillus pseudomycoides DSM 12442. Protein-coding genes within it:
- a CDS encoding 6-phospho-beta-glucosidase; protein product: MLNSFSKPFPKDFLWGGATAANQIEGAYQEKGKGLSTADILPHGVFSPQDYSMEGYYPYHTAIDFYHNYKEDIALFAEMGFKCFRMSIAWTRIFPNGDELEPNEEGLKFYDDIFSELAKYNIKPIVTISHYEMPLALVKNYGGWKNRKLIEFYERFARTLFTRYKDKVKYWMTFNEINFVIHAPFTGGGLEFEEGENVKHIQYQAAHHQFVASALAVKAGHELIPDSKIGCMLAYAPTYPYSCNPEDVWTAMMLDRETVFFTDVQVRGYYPSYTERYFAEHNITIKVEPSDEEILRTHKVDYLGFSYYNSGTASATPEEHKTSDGNLQLGGVENPYLEASEWGWEIDPKGLRIALNTLYDRYQIPLFIVENGFGAVDILENESVNDDYRISYFHDHIAEMKEAIADGVDLIGYTTWGPIDLVSASTAEMKKRYGFIYVDKDNEGNGTLKRYKKKSFNWYKQVIASNGEDLN